In one Aquabacterium sp. OR-4 genomic region, the following are encoded:
- a CDS encoding ShlB/FhaC/HecB family hemolysin secretion/activation protein produces the protein MLATLGAASLATGAQAQTAPDAGSLLRQQPRPPATEPATAPAPAPAATAAQAPETGPRVLINAFRIRGAQLISEAELQAQLRDLVGKELGFRQLEGAAATLSAHYARRGYLARVFAPPQQIESGVLTLEVIEGRRGGVRVNATDPHIDASRVAGFIDHRLGRGDTFDLHRLGEALNVLNEQPGLAVRSALATGQAQAEVDITVTATAKPWLTGQLGVSNQGSTSTGEAQLGGSLVLSNLSGHLDAVALTANLSEGSAFGRLDYGIAVGHSGLRVGLNASQMHYRVVQPALAALESRGDAGTAGVVASLPLARRNGLSLGVLFNADSKRLVDRTVVGETSRRRVQVAGLALDGQLDGVERALWAPGMLQFDLGLTVGDSDQANAGALAADAAARQVQGRFNKLSASLSYLQTLAGAWRVSGALRGQLADKNLDSTERFSLGGPNGVRAYPVGEGTGDQGWIGSADLVRQLNEATELGVFLDHGRVQLNHRTWAGWNAGQPALDNRYALSAAGLTAVWRPTPQATLRATLARALGRNPGADASGHNADGAAGRTRAWIHLYATF, from the coding sequence ATGCTGGCAACGCTCGGGGCGGCCTCGCTGGCCACGGGGGCGCAGGCACAGACAGCGCCCGATGCGGGCAGCCTGCTGCGCCAGCAGCCCCGCCCGCCCGCCACCGAACCGGCCACCGCACCCGCGCCCGCACCCGCAGCCACTGCGGCCCAGGCGCCCGAGACCGGGCCGCGGGTGCTGATCAACGCGTTTCGCATCCGCGGCGCCCAATTGATCAGCGAGGCCGAGCTGCAGGCGCAACTGCGCGATCTGGTGGGCAAGGAGCTGGGCTTTCGCCAACTCGAAGGCGCGGCGGCAACGCTGTCGGCCCACTACGCCCGGCGTGGCTACCTGGCCCGCGTGTTTGCACCGCCGCAGCAGATCGAGAGTGGCGTGCTGACGCTGGAGGTCATCGAAGGCCGGCGCGGCGGCGTGCGTGTCAATGCCACGGACCCGCACATCGACGCCTCACGCGTGGCCGGCTTCATCGACCACCGCCTCGGCCGTGGCGACACCTTCGACCTCCATCGCCTGGGCGAGGCGCTCAATGTGCTCAACGAGCAACCGGGCCTGGCCGTGCGGTCGGCGCTGGCCACGGGGCAGGCGCAAGCCGAGGTCGACATCACCGTCACCGCCACCGCCAAGCCGTGGCTGACCGGCCAGCTTGGCGTCAGCAACCAGGGCAGCACCAGCACCGGTGAAGCCCAGCTCGGCGGCAGCCTCGTGCTCAGCAACCTGAGCGGGCACCTGGATGCCGTGGCCCTCACCGCCAACCTGTCCGAAGGCAGCGCCTTCGGCCGCCTGGACTACGGCATTGCCGTGGGCCACAGCGGTTTGCGCGTGGGCCTCAACGCCTCGCAGATGCACTACCGCGTGGTGCAGCCGGCGCTGGCCGCACTTGAATCGCGTGGCGATGCCGGCACCGCCGGCGTGGTGGCCAGCCTGCCGCTGGCCCGGCGCAACGGCCTGAGCCTGGGCGTGCTGTTCAATGCCGACAGCAAACGCCTGGTGGACCGCACCGTGGTGGGCGAGACCAGCCGCCGCCGGGTGCAGGTTGCCGGCCTGGCGCTCGACGGCCAGCTCGACGGCGTGGAGCGCGCGCTCTGGGCCCCGGGCATGCTGCAGTTCGACCTTGGCCTCACCGTGGGCGACAGCGATCAGGCCAACGCCGGTGCACTGGCCGCCGATGCCGCCGCGCGCCAGGTGCAGGGCCGCTTCAACAAGCTCAGCGCCAGCCTGTCCTACCTTCAGACGCTGGCTGGCGCCTGGCGCGTCAGCGGCGCGCTGCGCGGCCAGCTGGCCGACAAGAACCTGGACTCGACCGAGCGCTTCTCGCTGGGCGGCCCCAACGGCGTGCGCGCCTACCCGGTGGGTGAAGGCACGGGCGACCAGGGCTGGATCGGCAGCGCCGATCTCGTGCGCCAGCTCAACGAGGCCACCGAGCTGGGGGTCTTCCTGGACCACGGCCGCGTGCAGCTCAACCACCGCACCTGGGCAGGCTGGAACGCCGGCCAGCCCGCGCTGGACAACCGCTACGCGCTCAGCGCGGCCGGCCTCACCGCGGTCTGGCGCCCGACGCCCCAGGCCACGCTGCGGGCCACGCTGGCCCGCGCCCTGGGCCGCAACCCAGGCGCCGATGCCAGCGGCCACAACGCCGATGGCGCCGCCGGTCGCACGCGGGCCTGGATCCATCTGTACGCCACGTTCTGA
- a CDS encoding ABC transporter permease yields MSSSSSRRLETWAPWLLLLAVLALWQGLCSAFSVSEFIFPSPARIAQQLNEFKGEIAKHAWRTLWVTLAGFGLAIVIGVLLGFLIGSSRLAYAAIYPLMTGFNALPKAAFVPILVVWLGIGAGPAILTAFLISFFPITVNIATGLATLEPELEDVLRVLGARRWDVLIKVGLPRSMPYFFGSLKVAITLAFVGTTVSEMTASNEGIGYLLVSAGSSMQMGLAFAGLVVVGAMAMLMYEAFSVLERRMTGWAHRGSQAG; encoded by the coding sequence ATGAGCAGCAGCAGCAGCAGGCGGCTTGAAACCTGGGCGCCCTGGCTGCTGCTGCTGGCCGTGCTGGCGCTGTGGCAGGGGCTGTGCTCGGCCTTCTCGGTCAGCGAGTTCATCTTTCCCAGCCCGGCGCGCATTGCCCAGCAGCTCAACGAGTTCAAGGGCGAGATCGCCAAGCACGCCTGGCGCACGCTGTGGGTCACGCTGGCGGGCTTTGGCCTGGCCATCGTCATCGGCGTGCTGCTGGGCTTTCTGATCGGCAGCTCGCGCCTGGCCTACGCCGCCATCTACCCGCTGATGACCGGCTTCAACGCCCTGCCCAAGGCGGCCTTCGTGCCCATCCTGGTGGTGTGGCTGGGCATCGGTGCCGGACCGGCCATCCTGACGGCCTTTCTGATCAGCTTCTTCCCGATCACGGTGAACATCGCCACCGGCCTGGCCACGCTGGAGCCCGAGCTGGAAGACGTGCTGCGCGTGCTGGGCGCCCGCCGCTGGGACGTGTTGATCAAGGTGGGCCTGCCGCGCAGCATGCCCTACTTCTTTGGCAGCCTGAAGGTGGCCATCACGCTGGCCTTCGTGGGCACCACGGTCAGCGAGATGACGGCCAGCAACGAGGGCATCGGCTACCTGCTGGTCAGCGCCGGCAGCTCCATGCAGATGGGCCTGGCCTTTGCCGGCCTGGTGGTGGTGGGCGCCATGGCCATGCTGATGTACGAGGCCTTCTCGGTGCTCGAGCGGCGCATGACCGGCTGGGCGCACCGGGGGTCGCAGGCGGGTTGA
- the phaR gene encoding polyhydroxyalkanoate synthesis repressor PhaR, producing the protein MPAHRRAAAADDATPGADAGPRILKKYPNRRLYDTRTSSYITLADVKGMVLGGEVFEVRDAKTGDDLTRSILLQIILEEETGGMPMFSTTMLAQIIRFYGHAMQGMMGSYLEKNLQTFVDLQGRFAEQSKGLYDGKAFTPEVWSQFMSGQAPLMQGLMGNYLEQSKNLFVQMQEQIQAGALFPGMPGFGAKKP; encoded by the coding sequence ATGCCAGCCCACCGCCGCGCTGCGGCCGCCGACGACGCCACCCCTGGCGCTGACGCCGGTCCGCGGATCCTGAAGAAGTATCCGAACCGGCGGCTTTACGACACCCGCACCAGCAGCTACATCACGCTGGCCGACGTGAAGGGCATGGTGCTCGGCGGCGAGGTGTTCGAGGTGCGCGACGCCAAAACCGGCGACGACCTCACCCGCAGCATCCTGCTGCAGATCATCCTCGAGGAAGAAACCGGCGGCATGCCGATGTTCAGCACCACCATGCTGGCGCAGATCATCCGCTTCTACGGCCATGCCATGCAGGGCATGATGGGCTCGTACCTTGAGAAGAACCTGCAGACCTTCGTCGACCTGCAGGGCCGCTTTGCCGAGCAGAGCAAGGGCCTGTACGACGGCAAGGCCTTCACGCCCGAGGTATGGAGCCAGTTCATGAGCGGCCAGGCGCCGCTGATGCAGGGCCTGATGGGCAACTACCTCGAGCAGAGCAAGAACCTGTTCGTGCAGATGCAGGAGCAGATCCAGGCCGGCGCGCTGTTTCCGGGCATGCCGGGCTTCGGCGCCAAGAAGCCCTGA
- a CDS encoding ABC transporter substrate-binding protein — MARFFSRRLALGTAVAATLATALPVQAQTPVKFQLDWRFEGPSAFFLHPVAKGLFAAEKLNVTVDAGNGSANAVNRVASGTYDMGFADLAALMEFHANNPAAPNKPVAVMMVYNNTPAAVLSLKKTGLKGPADLTGKKLGAPVFDAGRRAFPVFAKANGVGAVNWISMEPALRETMLARGDVDAITGFSFTSLLSLEARGVKAEDVAVMAYPQFGVKLYGNAIIVGEDYLKKNPEAVKAFLRAFAKGAKAVIADPKAAVALVKERDGIANAELEERRLRMAIESSIATADARAEGFGDVKPPRLALMASQVADAYATKGRINPDAVWNGSYLPPAAERDIFAAAKPAKK, encoded by the coding sequence ATGGCCCGCTTTTTCTCCCGCCGCCTGGCGCTGGGCACCGCCGTCGCCGCCACGCTGGCCACCGCACTGCCGGTGCAGGCCCAGACACCGGTCAAGTTCCAGCTCGACTGGCGTTTCGAGGGCCCGTCGGCCTTCTTCCTGCATCCGGTGGCCAAGGGCCTGTTCGCGGCCGAGAAGCTGAACGTCACGGTCGATGCCGGCAACGGCTCGGCCAATGCGGTCAACCGGGTGGCCTCGGGCACCTACGACATGGGCTTTGCCGACCTGGCCGCGCTGATGGAGTTTCATGCCAACAACCCCGCTGCACCCAACAAGCCGGTGGCGGTGATGATGGTCTACAACAACACACCGGCCGCGGTGCTGTCGCTCAAGAAGACCGGCCTCAAGGGCCCGGCCGATCTCACCGGCAAGAAGCTGGGCGCGCCGGTGTTCGACGCCGGGCGGCGTGCGTTCCCGGTGTTTGCCAAGGCCAATGGCGTGGGCGCGGTCAACTGGATCAGCATGGAGCCGGCGCTGCGCGAAACCATGCTGGCCCGCGGCGACGTGGACGCCATCACCGGCTTCAGCTTCACCAGCCTGCTGAGCCTGGAGGCGCGCGGCGTCAAGGCCGAGGATGTGGCGGTGATGGCCTACCCGCAGTTCGGCGTGAAGCTGTACGGCAACGCCATCATCGTGGGCGAGGACTACCTCAAGAAGAACCCCGAGGCGGTGAAAGCCTTTCTGCGCGCCTTTGCCAAGGGCGCCAAGGCCGTGATCGCCGACCCCAAGGCTGCCGTGGCCCTGGTGAAGGAGCGCGACGGCATCGCCAACGCCGAGCTGGAAGAGCGCCGCCTGCGCATGGCCATCGAGTCGTCGATCGCCACCGCCGATGCCAGGGCCGAGGGCTTTGGCGACGTGAAGCCGCCGCGCCTGGCGCTGATGGCCAGCCAGGTGGCCGACGCCTACGCCACCAAGGGCCGCATCAACCCCGACGCGGTGTGGAACGGCAGCTACCTGCCGCCGGCCGCCGAGCGCGACATCTTTGCGGCGGCCAAGCCGGCCAAGAAGTGA
- a CDS encoding porin, which translates to MQPFALRPLMAALALAAVAGGAAAQSSVTIFGLVDLSAGRTQAPGGAAVKGVESGKMTTSYWGLRGQEDLGGGLFGVFSLESFMRSDTGAPGRFDGDGFWARNSFVGLRNELGTLTLGRNTTSLFVQTLQFNALGDSFGYSPSIRHYFTSGTTTGDTGWSDSVKYVSPKLGGFTATAMGALGEGNGGRNMSLAGHYGAGDLALGATWQKVDKGASVADTTTWQLAGSYAFGPVRLFGQYGEVDNRSTRVDYTIAGLGAAWAVTGQGSLLLQVGRVKPATGAKRGTVSGGYDYYLSKRTDLYAVVMSDRLSGAKNGTSYSVGGRHRF; encoded by the coding sequence ATGCAACCCTTTGCCCTGCGCCCCCTGATGGCTGCCCTGGCCCTGGCCGCCGTGGCCGGCGGCGCCGCCGCCCAATCCTCGGTCACCATCTTCGGCCTGGTCGACCTGTCGGCCGGCCGCACCCAGGCGCCGGGCGGGGCGGCCGTCAAGGGTGTGGAGAGCGGCAAGATGACCACCAGCTACTGGGGCCTGCGTGGCCAGGAAGACCTGGGCGGCGGCCTGTTCGGGGTGTTTTCGCTGGAGAGCTTCATGCGCAGCGACACCGGTGCGCCGGGCCGCTTTGATGGCGACGGCTTCTGGGCACGCAACTCCTTCGTGGGCCTGCGCAACGAGCTGGGCACGCTCACGCTGGGGCGCAACACCACCTCCTTGTTCGTGCAGACGCTGCAGTTCAACGCGCTGGGCGATTCGTTCGGCTACTCGCCCAGCATCCGCCACTACTTCACCAGCGGCACCACCACCGGCGACACCGGCTGGAGCGACTCGGTCAAGTACGTCAGCCCCAAGCTGGGCGGCTTCACGGCCACCGCCATGGGCGCGCTGGGCGAGGGCAACGGCGGGCGCAACATGAGCCTGGCCGGCCACTACGGCGCCGGCGACCTGGCGCTGGGCGCCACCTGGCAGAAGGTGGACAAGGGCGCCAGCGTGGCCGACACCACCACCTGGCAACTGGCCGGCTCGTATGCCTTCGGCCCGGTGCGCCTGTTCGGGCAGTACGGCGAGGTCGACAACCGCAGCACGCGGGTCGACTACACCATTGCCGGCCTGGGCGCCGCCTGGGCCGTCACCGGCCAGGGCAGCCTGCTGCTGCAGGTGGGTCGGGTCAAGCCCGCCACCGGCGCCAAGCGTGGCACGGTCAGCGGCGGCTACGACTACTACCTGTCCAAGCGCACCGACCTGTATGCCGTGGTGATGAGCGACCGGCTCAGCGGCGCCAAGAACGGCACCAGCTACAGCGTGGGCGGGCGCCATCGCTTCTGA
- a CDS encoding ABC transporter ATP-binding protein encodes MGATAAPAGTPPFVDFNDVWLAYNDELLAQGKYAVEAIDLKVNEGEFIAIVGPSGCGKSTFMKLATGLKRPSRGTVHIGGQPVTGPLKITGMAFQAPSLLPWRTVVANVMLPLEIVEPHRSQFKRRKAEYEAKARALLQSVGLGGYEDRFPWQLSGGMQQRASICRALIHEPKMLLLDEPFGALDAFTREELWCTLRDLQAARGFNVILVTHDLRESVFLADTVYVMSRSPGRFVVRREIELPRPRDLELTYTPAFTDIVHELRGHIGAMRKPVGTPGVGVTP; translated from the coding sequence ATGGGTGCCACCGCAGCCCCGGCGGGCACGCCGCCGTTCGTGGATTTCAACGACGTCTGGCTGGCCTACAACGACGAGTTGCTGGCGCAGGGCAAGTACGCCGTCGAGGCCATCGACCTGAAGGTGAACGAAGGCGAGTTCATCGCCATCGTCGGCCCGTCGGGCTGCGGCAAGAGCACCTTCATGAAGCTGGCCACCGGCCTGAAGCGGCCCAGCAGGGGCACGGTGCACATCGGCGGCCAGCCGGTGACCGGCCCGCTCAAGATCACCGGCATGGCCTTCCAGGCGCCCAGCCTGCTGCCCTGGCGCACGGTGGTGGCCAATGTGATGCTGCCGCTGGAGATCGTGGAGCCGCACCGCAGCCAGTTCAAGCGCAGAAAGGCCGAGTACGAAGCCAAGGCGCGCGCGCTGCTGCAAAGCGTGGGCCTGGGCGGCTACGAAGACCGCTTTCCGTGGCAGCTCTCGGGCGGCATGCAGCAGCGCGCCAGCATCTGCCGCGCGCTGATCCACGAGCCGAAGATGCTGCTGCTGGATGAACCCTTTGGCGCGCTGGATGCCTTCACCCGCGAAGAGCTGTGGTGCACGCTGCGCGACCTGCAGGCGGCGCGCGGGTTCAACGTCATCCTGGTCACGCACGATCTGCGCGAGAGCGTGTTTCTGGCCGACACGGTGTACGTGATGAGCCGCAGCCCCGGCCGCTTTGTGGTGCGGCGCGAGATCGAGCTGCCGCGCCCGCGCGACCTGGAGCTGACCTACACACCGGCCTTCACCGACATCGTGCACGAGCTGCGCGGCCACATCGGCGCCATGCGCAAGCCGGTGGGCACGCCCGGCGTGGGAGTGACACCATGA